A region of Gracilinanus agilis isolate LMUSP501 chromosome 3, AgileGrace, whole genome shotgun sequence DNA encodes the following proteins:
- the LOC123240112 gene encoding elongin-C-like, whose product MDGEEKTYSGCEGPDAIYLLISSDVHESIVKREHALTSGTIKVMLSGPGQLAENETNEVNFRETPSQVLSKGLKKKVCIYFTYKVRYTNSSTEIPEFPIAPEIALELLMAVNFLDC is encoded by the exons atggatggagaagagaaaacatacAGCGGGTGTGAGGGCCCAGATGCAATATATCTGTTGATATCTTCTGATGTTCATGAATCTATTGTAAAAAGGGAGCATGCTTTAACATCAGGAACAATAAAAGTCATGCTAAGTGGCCCAGGTCAGCTTGCTGAAAATGAAACCAATGAGGTTAATTTTAGAGAAACTCCATCACAGGTGCTATCAAAA ggtttaaaaaaaaaagtatgcatatATTTTACCTACAAGGTTCGCTACACTAACAGCTCTACAGAGATTCCTGAATTTCCAATTGCACCTGAAATTGCACTGGAATTATTGATGGCTGTGAACTTCCTAGattgttaa